A single Providencia manganoxydans DNA region contains:
- a CDS encoding fimbrial protein, with protein MAYFVSHGIVNAKSFTFNGMTKLMGNVIAAPCSIVMQDRYQTINFSPLTLTMLATPSHRERYNQPFIIELRDCGSVYSSIDSKTWFIRFDGQSAENINAFVLQGPSRGLGIAVLNDQQQILIPNQNYLLSSSVLRQGKSGKTLFLRYFLQLELTGKPIQAGNYQGLIRFFIDYQ; from the coding sequence ATGGCCTATTTTGTTTCGCATGGCATTGTGAATGCAAAGAGTTTTACTTTTAATGGTATGACAAAATTGATGGGAAATGTGATTGCGGCGCCTTGTTCAATTGTAATGCAAGATCGTTACCAGACAATTAATTTTTCTCCTTTAACGTTAACGATGTTGGCTACTCCAAGTCATCGTGAACGTTATAACCAGCCTTTTATCATTGAATTACGTGATTGCGGCAGTGTGTATTCTTCGATTGACAGTAAAACTTGGTTCATTCGCTTTGACGGGCAAAGTGCAGAAAATATTAATGCATTTGTCTTGCAGGGGCCATCGCGTGGATTAGGTATTGCGGTATTGAATGATCAACAACAAATATTAATACCTAATCAAAACTATCTCTTATCCAGCAGTGTATTACGTCAAGGTAAATCAGGAAAAACGCTTTTTTTACGTTATTTTTTGCAATTAGAACTGACAGGGAAACCGATTCAGGCTGGTAACTATCAAGGATTGATTCGGTTTTTCATCGACTATCAATAA
- a CDS encoding adhesin codes for MFDLKFHHDNGVADKGWNRVLLLLSMLISPIAIADYAGQIQDPSTGYTIRLERDSQLVETPVIGSNGDKYYRIGNIINVGHTGPEVEVSGVVKCHGRVWGNTSKPIPAQNAFHRLFIYPPKSGITIEGKAAYQIHSNLLMTIDTKFTDWVKGDAGLCSNGFGQEIFSTSAFTTYFPLGITFYINEKIIDSQLVIGAMDLAGYVRAFTAKGEAPPYDDWPINETTTPLRLASSQIHIRSRCSTMASTGQTETVSLSHGGLNSINYDSLVTEKVIYTCRFTSGTKVRLRLDYAKDSDPQKRLPLVSDENDSDVIYSQLTLTDEASGQTGQSLQVEFNEQNIISIASHIKGENAVAGNYHGSAWLIATYE; via the coding sequence ATGTTTGATTTAAAATTTCATCATGATAATGGTGTTGCTGACAAAGGTTGGAATAGGGTATTGCTATTGCTATCAATGTTGATATCTCCAATTGCCATCGCAGATTATGCAGGGCAAATTCAAGATCCTTCTACTGGTTACACCATTAGATTAGAGAGAGATAGTCAATTAGTAGAAACACCCGTTATCGGATCTAATGGGGACAAATATTATCGCATCGGCAATATTATCAATGTTGGTCATACGGGGCCGGAAGTGGAAGTGTCGGGGGTGGTAAAATGCCATGGGAGAGTGTGGGGAAATACCAGTAAACCTATTCCTGCTCAAAATGCTTTCCATCGGCTTTTTATCTATCCACCCAAGTCAGGGATAACTATTGAAGGAAAAGCGGCTTACCAAATCCACAGTAATTTGCTGATGACAATCGATACAAAATTTACGGATTGGGTTAAAGGTGATGCAGGTCTTTGTTCCAATGGCTTTGGGCAGGAAATTTTTTCAACATCAGCCTTTACCACTTATTTTCCCTTAGGCATCACATTTTATATAAATGAAAAAATTATTGATAGTCAGTTGGTTATTGGAGCCATGGATTTAGCCGGTTATGTGCGTGCTTTCACCGCTAAAGGTGAGGCTCCTCCTTATGATGATTGGCCAATAAATGAAACAACGACACCATTACGTTTGGCATCATCGCAAATACATATTCGTTCTAGATGTTCAACTATGGCTAGTACAGGGCAAACAGAGACGGTGAGTCTCAGTCATGGTGGGCTCAATAGTATAAATTATGACAGCTTAGTGACTGAAAAAGTGATTTACACTTGTCGATTTACCTCTGGAACAAAAGTTCGTTTACGTTTGGATTATGCAAAAGATAGCGATCCGCAGAAACGCTTACCTCTAGTCAGTGATGAGAATGATAGTGATGTTATTTACAGCCAGTTAACCTTGACAGATGAGGCTTCAGGGCAAACAGGGCAATCTTTACAGGTTGAATTTAATGAACAAAATATAATCAGTATTGCCAGCCATATAAAAGGAGAAAATGCAGTCGCTGGAAATTATCATGGCTCTGCATGGTTGATCGCTACTTATGAGTAG
- a CDS encoding fimbrial protein codes for MKRYSIITTILLLFASSAVSDILVEVNATMITPVCDIRSENNSSPLVIDFGTVNSDNLDGNTIDREFPIYISGCDFNKKLAITLNTNGSNTLMHNGQLLLATTIKGLGIHFKEITQGVVRPFDVNSVQVIHPVQITATEYRADLQAQLVGTIPAEQLSDGQFTSSMTILMTYE; via the coding sequence ATGAAACGATATTCAATCATCACCACAATATTACTTTTATTCGCCTCATCTGCCGTATCTGATATTTTGGTTGAGGTAAATGCAACGATGATAACGCCTGTTTGTGATATTCGCAGTGAAAATAATAGTTCCCCACTTGTGATCGATTTTGGCACTGTTAATTCAGATAATCTTGATGGAAATACCATTGATAGAGAATTTCCTATTTATATTTCGGGATGTGATTTCAATAAAAAACTTGCTATTACGTTGAATACGAATGGAAGTAATACATTAATGCATAATGGGCAATTATTGCTAGCGACAACAATCAAGGGATTAGGGATCCATTTCAAGGAAATTACTCAAGGAGTTGTACGTCCGTTTGATGTTAATTCTGTTCAAGTCATTCATCCTGTACAAATTACGGCAACTGAATACCGAGCTGATTTACAAGCACAGTTAGTAGGAACTATACCGGCAGAGCAATTATCAGATGGCCAGTTCACATCATCCATGACGATTTTGATGACTTATGAATAA
- a CDS encoding flavin reductase family protein → MTTQFYSYQPMQGHGLPHDPIPALIGPRPIGWISTCDTEGRTNLAPYSFFNIFNYSPPILVFSSVGKKDTVANAIATGEFVYNLATKELGEHVNTSSAALQHGESEFTLTGLATLPSTLITPPRIAQTPVSMECIVTQYQQLKRADGNLLDTWMVMGEVVMVHIDENALEQGLYTTARQQPLLRAGGPADYFWIEEQQRLQMYRPK, encoded by the coding sequence ATGACAACTCAATTTTATAGCTATCAGCCCATGCAAGGTCATGGACTACCTCATGATCCTATTCCTGCATTAATTGGCCCACGGCCCATTGGCTGGATTTCCACCTGTGATACAGAGGGGAGAACTAACCTCGCACCTTATAGTTTCTTTAACATATTTAACTATTCTCCACCGATATTGGTGTTCTCTAGTGTTGGTAAAAAAGACACGGTAGCTAACGCTATCGCTACTGGTGAATTTGTCTACAACCTTGCGACTAAAGAACTAGGGGAACATGTCAACACCAGCAGTGCTGCGTTACAACACGGAGAAAGTGAGTTTACTCTGACGGGGCTTGCAACATTGCCATCAACATTAATTACGCCACCGCGTATTGCACAAACACCTGTCTCTATGGAATGTATCGTCACACAATATCAGCAATTAAAACGCGCTGATGGCAACCTTCTCGATACTTGGATGGTTATGGGGGAAGTGGTAATGGTGCACATTGATGAAAATGCACTTGAACAAGGTCTTTATACTACAGCTCGCCAACAGCCATTACTACGAGCAGGTGGACCC
- a CDS encoding fimbria/pilus outer membrane usher protein produces the protein MMFKHSKVRQAVLLTLGLTTWAASASEFNTDVLDAKDIQNIDMSQFSVAGYVPPGDYVLTVFVNGQRLGAPRDISVYAKKPTHKPQSQSVCIPINMLHMFGLKSSSEKKVTTSHDGQCLDFSALTGVQTKIELSTLSLNVTIPQMWMEYRDPYWTPPALWEDGLNGAFIDYNANASGTKEKGGIKRVYLSTNGTTGVNIGAWRFRGDYNATYQKQRGGYHPQETHQFDFSRLYAFTSLKDAASILTVGENYFYSDVFEAWQYSGVSLESDDRMLPPKLVGYAPEIIGIANTNATVIVRSQDRVISETAVPPGPFRIQTLDSGIRGVLDVTVREEDGEEKKFSVSTASLPYLTRPGRVVYKLVGGKTRYDGRHMTGKPVIGGEFSYGVSNAWSLYGGTQLNGYYQTIAVGIGRDLSTIGAISLDMTQSFADFSEERLQGRSYRLNYAKSLEDLKTDITFAGYRFADKEYRTLTQFMDQDRTGIIPRSQKENYQIYLNKYFDDFNIALNYQYSTYWRNDSQTQYGLYASTNILIPQLSQYNANLSLSATRTERDNGFEDDSVNLYLTLPLYTGHSITFSELYSRSSGNNRYNHNMGYNGYSGTDNYSLNMGYNHGQEIDNQASFSGFYSKDMSQANVSANASYVPHQYRSIGASINSGITATSKGVAFHRSAHGDTRLMIETPGVSDVPLDSGVIKTNHFGLAVIPNINSYRKSTASINTSKLPDNLETLDSTTDITLTKGAIGYRSLSVMKGEKLFAVLSLDNGKNPPFGASVRNVDNRELGIVGEDGVTWLVGVSAQENLFIYWNNKQQCQLTLPENLTASSNMLLLPCTSKIAISSISHSKDK, from the coding sequence ATGATGTTCAAACATAGCAAAGTAAGACAGGCTGTTTTATTGACGCTCGGCTTGACGACATGGGCTGCTAGCGCTTCTGAATTCAATACTGATGTATTAGATGCAAAAGATATTCAAAATATTGATATGAGCCAGTTTTCCGTTGCAGGATATGTTCCTCCAGGGGATTACGTATTAACCGTATTTGTTAATGGGCAGCGATTGGGGGCTCCACGAGATATCTCTGTATACGCAAAAAAACCAACACATAAGCCACAATCGCAAAGTGTGTGTATCCCTATCAATATGCTACATATGTTTGGGCTAAAAAGTTCCTCTGAAAAAAAAGTAACAACCTCACATGATGGTCAATGCCTCGATTTTTCAGCTTTAACGGGGGTGCAAACGAAAATTGAACTGTCAACGCTATCGTTGAATGTGACGATCCCTCAAATGTGGATGGAGTATCGCGATCCTTATTGGACACCTCCCGCGTTATGGGAGGATGGGCTGAATGGGGCATTTATTGATTACAATGCTAATGCCTCAGGAACAAAGGAAAAAGGAGGAATTAAGCGCGTTTATCTATCAACTAATGGGACTACAGGGGTAAATATAGGTGCATGGCGTTTTCGTGGTGATTATAACGCAACCTATCAAAAACAGCGTGGTGGTTACCATCCGCAAGAGACTCATCAATTTGATTTTAGTCGATTGTATGCATTCACTTCATTGAAAGATGCTGCGTCTATTTTGACGGTGGGTGAAAACTATTTTTACTCAGACGTTTTCGAAGCATGGCAGTACAGTGGGGTTTCATTAGAAAGTGATGATCGCATGTTGCCGCCTAAACTCGTAGGCTATGCACCTGAAATTATTGGTATTGCGAATACTAATGCGACAGTGATTGTTCGCAGCCAAGATCGCGTTATCTCTGAAACAGCAGTTCCACCGGGGCCTTTCCGTATTCAGACGTTAGATAGCGGTATTCGAGGGGTATTGGATGTTACTGTTCGTGAAGAAGATGGCGAAGAGAAAAAATTTAGTGTTAGTACTGCTTCACTTCCTTACTTAACTCGGCCCGGCCGCGTTGTTTACAAACTAGTGGGGGGGAAAACTCGTTACGATGGTCGCCACATGACTGGTAAACCTGTTATTGGTGGAGAGTTTTCTTATGGGGTATCGAATGCATGGTCATTATATGGGGGAACTCAGTTAAACGGATATTATCAGACCATTGCGGTAGGAATTGGACGAGATCTCTCAACCATCGGAGCCATTTCGTTGGATATGACACAGTCATTTGCTGATTTTTCAGAGGAACGTTTACAAGGGCGCTCTTATAGGCTGAATTATGCAAAGTCTCTTGAGGATTTAAAAACGGATATTACTTTTGCTGGCTATCGTTTTGCTGATAAAGAATATCGAACATTAACCCAATTTATGGATCAAGACCGCACAGGAATTATTCCGCGTTCGCAAAAAGAGAATTATCAAATCTACTTAAATAAGTATTTTGATGATTTTAATATTGCATTAAATTACCAATATAGCACCTATTGGCGGAATGACTCACAAACCCAATACGGGTTATATGCAAGCACTAATATCCTTATTCCTCAATTATCTCAGTACAATGCGAATTTATCTCTATCGGCGACTCGAACCGAACGTGACAACGGTTTTGAAGATGATTCGGTAAATTTATATCTCACTCTGCCACTTTATACGGGGCATAGTATTACTTTCTCAGAACTTTATTCACGTTCATCGGGTAATAACCGTTATAACCACAACATGGGCTATAACGGTTATAGCGGAACTGATAATTACAGTTTAAACATGGGGTATAACCATGGGCAAGAGATAGATAATCAGGCAAGTTTTAGCGGTTTCTATTCTAAAGATATGTCACAGGCAAATGTCTCTGCAAATGCCAGTTATGTTCCTCACCAATATCGTAGTATTGGTGCATCCATTAATAGTGGGATCACTGCTACGTCTAAAGGCGTTGCGTTCCATCGTTCAGCGCATGGTGATACACGTTTGATGATTGAAACTCCAGGGGTTAGCGATGTGCCGTTGGATAGCGGGGTGATTAAAACTAACCACTTTGGGCTAGCTGTTATTCCTAATATTAATAGTTATCGCAAATCCACCGCGTCTATTAATACAAGTAAGTTGCCTGACAATTTAGAAACCTTAGATTCAACAACCGATATTACGCTGACAAAAGGTGCTATTGGTTATCGTAGTTTATCGGTAATGAAAGGGGAAAAATTATTCGCTGTTTTGTCTTTGGATAATGGCAAAAATCCGCCTTTTGGGGCCAGTGTGCGTAATGTTGATAATCGTGAATTAGGTATTGTGGGTGAGGATGGCGTGACTTGGTTAGTGGGCGTCTCTGCTCAGGAAAACCTATTTATATATTGGAATAATAAACAACAGTGTCAGTTAACATTACCTGAAAATCTTACTGCTTCATCTAATATGTTGCTGTTGCCTTGCACATCAAAAATAGCCATCTCATCTATTTCTCACTCTAAAGATAAATAA
- a CDS encoding fimbrial protein: MSKQKAGLLLLLVIGGITSYLAHAKSTVPNTPSEAFKYEQSLQGWIRVNAAIFNAPCNLMTNKAVFLTGCGAGTVFRTKDLLSNTANTPAILAFYDVKKEQVIQHFPISLRNGNNKIILPILGEEQHLLRLEVSYE; encoded by the coding sequence ATGAGCAAGCAAAAAGCAGGTTTGTTATTGCTATTGGTTATCGGTGGAATAACAAGCTATTTAGCGCACGCGAAGAGCACTGTGCCAAATACACCCAGTGAAGCATTTAAATATGAGCAGTCGCTACAAGGATGGATACGTGTTAATGCCGCTATTTTTAATGCTCCTTGTAATTTAATGACTAACAAAGCCGTATTTCTGACAGGATGTGGTGCTGGTACTGTTTTTCGTACCAAGGATCTTCTCAGTAATACGGCGAATACCCCTGCAATATTAGCATTTTATGATGTTAAGAAAGAGCAAGTCATACAACATTTTCCGATCAGCTTACGTAATGGTAATAATAAAATAATACTTCCTATTCTTGGTGAAGAGCAGCATCTATTAAGGTTGGAGGTTAGCTATGAATAA
- a CDS encoding AraC family transcriptional regulator, with protein MRNIPLKSVDDVKRDVLAIGTDYLPNVLLNSHVHRRAQFLYGATGLIEVSTADGEWVIPPDSGVWIPENTAHETRMLNVSTRSLYIEPTAAPRQNQKCEVLRVSPLLRQLLLESVDMPIEYDLNGRDGVLIQLTLHEIARAAPLPFYAPIPRDANLAKLCREFLKSPKITSLPHEWAEKLHKSERSFSRFFGAQTGLSFSDWRQQACLLSAITHISAGKSITEVAFDLGYNSVGSFSTMFKKWLGQTPSSFIQRIAQ; from the coding sequence ATGCGAAATATCCCACTTAAAAGCGTCGATGACGTAAAGCGCGATGTGTTAGCGATCGGCACTGACTACCTCCCAAATGTCCTGCTCAATTCACACGTTCATCGACGTGCTCAATTTTTATACGGCGCGACAGGTCTCATTGAGGTGAGTACCGCTGACGGTGAGTGGGTTATCCCACCAGATAGTGGTGTTTGGATCCCTGAAAATACTGCACATGAAACACGTATGTTGAATGTAAGTACACGCAGCCTATATATCGAGCCTACCGCTGCCCCACGGCAAAATCAGAAATGCGAGGTATTGCGAGTATCTCCATTATTACGTCAGCTATTACTCGAATCTGTTGATATGCCAATAGAATATGATCTTAATGGGCGAGATGGTGTGTTGATCCAGCTGACGTTACATGAAATCGCCCGTGCTGCCCCCCTACCTTTTTATGCACCGATTCCCCGAGATGCAAACTTAGCTAAACTATGCCGAGAGTTCCTAAAATCACCGAAAATCACATCATTACCCCATGAATGGGCTGAAAAATTACATAAAAGTGAACGCTCTTTTAGTCGTTTTTTTGGGGCTCAAACTGGCTTGTCATTTTCAGATTGGCGCCAACAGGCTTGTTTACTTAGTGCTATCACGCATATTTCAGCTGGGAAATCGATCACTGAAGTCGCTTTTGACTTGGGATATAACAGCGTCGGATCGTTTTCAACCATGTTTAAAAAGTGGTTAGGGCAAACACCATCCAGTTTTATCCAACGTATCGCTCAATAG
- a CDS encoding helix-turn-helix domain-containing protein, producing MIKNRILLRQEIGDFLRSARRSKSLTGIQLGKMLHVSQQQISRYERGETSINIETLDVLLKVLDMDWADFFFKVMANYSTEIAEIKLYR from the coding sequence ATGATTAAAAATAGAATTTTATTACGACAAGAAATTGGTGATTTTTTAAGGTCGGCGAGACGAAGTAAATCCCTAACAGGTATTCAACTTGGTAAAATGCTACATGTCAGCCAGCAGCAAATATCGCGTTATGAGAGAGGGGAGACGAGTATTAATATTGAAACATTAGATGTTTTATTAAAAGTGTTGGATATGGATTGGGCAGATTTCTTTTTCAAAGTAATGGCTAATTACTCAACGGAAATAGCAGAAATAAAACTATATCGCTAA
- a CDS encoding fimbrial protein, protein MKLVKFTQVVVIATSVISFNVLAENAGTLDFIGTVVTSPCNIAQSSLKQTIDFGQLSRRGLENGRAAEVDFKIEFTGCDFTDFDKGTDDKPMAVKSMELVFTGQSYADAANTLLSTSAGNTNNVGVGIDGFTFGTAKDVLSQMINKKGNNTLKFKALAKAVDVTKPVVEGQFNATSNFRITYQ, encoded by the coding sequence ATGAAACTAGTTAAATTCACGCAAGTGGTTGTAATTGCTACATCTGTTATTTCTTTCAACGTATTAGCAGAAAACGCAGGTACCCTAGATTTTATTGGTACAGTTGTTACTTCACCTTGTAATATCGCGCAATCTTCTTTGAAGCAAACTATTGATTTTGGGCAATTATCTCGTCGAGGATTAGAGAATGGCCGAGCTGCGGAAGTGGATTTTAAAATTGAATTCACTGGCTGTGACTTTACTGATTTTGATAAAGGCACCGATGATAAACCAATGGCAGTGAAATCAATGGAATTGGTTTTTACTGGACAAAGCTATGCAGATGCAGCCAATACGCTACTTTCAACCTCCGCGGGTAATACCAATAACGTTGGGGTGGGGATTGATGGTTTTACCTTTGGTACAGCTAAAGATGTTTTATCACAGATGATAAATAAAAAAGGTAATAACACTTTAAAATTCAAAGCACTTGCTAAAGCCGTTGATGTTACTAAGCCTGTTGTTGAAGGGCAATTTAATGCAACGTCCAATTTCCGTATTACATATCAGTAA
- a CDS encoding fimbrial protein, translating into MNKTFFLSVLFLNPPNTLASNQLDVQFKGELIRTHCQISADSVNKQIKLDNLRWQYINQFGASDVMPFFIEIEKCSDADLNKTIRMTWQSSQLINIEGNDYLRTQGTSGALLGIIEVDKNEQPIIWNSPIDVGVVSVAENRQQLNFGVFVRKPEIGDIKVGDFKGTATFTVEYQ; encoded by the coding sequence ATGAATAAGACATTTTTTTTATCAGTACTATTTTTAAATCCTCCTAATACATTAGCCAGTAATCAATTAGATGTACAATTTAAAGGGGAGCTTATTCGTACTCATTGCCAAATCTCAGCAGACTCAGTCAATAAACAAATAAAGTTAGATAATTTACGTTGGCAGTATATTAATCAGTTTGGGGCTAGTGATGTGATGCCTTTTTTTATTGAGATAGAAAAATGCAGTGATGCCGATTTAAATAAAACCATTCGTATGACTTGGCAGAGTAGCCAACTTATTAATATTGAAGGAAACGATTATTTACGTACACAAGGTACCAGTGGCGCGTTATTAGGCATTATTGAAGTTGATAAAAATGAACAACCTATTATTTGGAATTCTCCGATAGATGTTGGTGTTGTTTCAGTGGCCGAAAATCGACAGCAACTTAATTTTGGCGTCTTTGTTCGTAAACCTGAAATAGGTGATATTAAAGTGGGCGATTTTAAAGGAACGGCGACATTTACAGTGGAGTATCAATAA
- a CDS encoding molecular chaperone gives MLNLYLGRKLFICVALFSVIIVMNAYGAVTLDRTRIVFPGNERSINIRISNDNPEEAYLAQSWIEDLQGNKLTQGAILATPPLQRIEPNSDSLVRLSVTPMLGQLPKDRESVFYFNLREVPPKSTEGNTLQIALLSRVKLFYRPKNILAESDTKWAHKVTLTKTAKGYLLNNVTPFNLTIIGIGNSKPQSEQSKFTPVMVPPKSTHNIESKILSTPYITYINDYGGKPTLAFRCTGELCAVTGEL, from the coding sequence ATGTTGAATTTATATTTAGGTCGTAAATTATTTATTTGTGTTGCGTTATTCTCAGTGATTATAGTAATGAATGCTTATGGTGCGGTCACCTTAGATCGTACTCGTATTGTATTTCCTGGTAATGAGCGATCTATTAATATTCGTATTAGCAATGATAACCCTGAAGAAGCGTATTTAGCGCAAAGTTGGATTGAAGATTTACAAGGAAATAAACTCACTCAAGGTGCTATTTTAGCCACGCCACCTTTACAGCGGATTGAGCCAAATAGTGACAGTTTAGTTCGATTAAGTGTCACGCCAATGTTAGGACAGCTTCCTAAAGATAGAGAGTCTGTATTTTATTTTAACCTACGTGAAGTTCCACCCAAATCTACGGAAGGTAATACGTTGCAAATTGCTTTGCTGTCACGTGTCAAATTATTTTATCGGCCCAAAAATATATTAGCGGAGTCAGACACAAAATGGGCACATAAAGTGACATTAACCAAAACAGCTAAAGGGTATTTATTGAATAATGTGACCCCTTTTAATTTAACTATTATTGGTATTGGTAATAGTAAACCGCAGTCAGAACAAAGCAAATTCACTCCGGTGATGGTGCCACCAAAATCAACTCATAACATAGAATCAAAAATATTATCTACGCCTTACATAACTTATATCAATGATTATGGTGGGAAGCCGACACTGGCATTTCGTTGTACTGGCGAGCTTTGTGCAGTGACAGGTGAATTGTGA